A portion of the Algisphaera agarilytica genome contains these proteins:
- a CDS encoding ABC1 kinase family protein, with the protein MSIPNLPGSASIHAAKRGGELAAQLFKFGFGEIVSQTGLAKLLPAGLSPDPAHHNRPAPERLRLLIEELGPTFIKAGQVLSTRPDLIPAEFANEFKKLQANVPPAPWEGDNPDKHVHAALRQELGDRFDTAFQKIDPEPLAAASMAQVHRATLADGTHIVLKVLRPGIDEVIAADLQLMGWLAGLADGYLQNLGFDAPDVVEEFTKQLERETDLRIEADSTQRMSDDFADEPGVNFPKVYREVSTRGVLALEHVQGTLLSSLDTESISKEQRLALVGRAADAVFRQCLSVGFFHADPHPGNIFVDVDTASITFIDCGMVGSIDPRSAEQLAQITHGTIEGELDRVVRTAIRIADADPTVADDRRFRADVWRFIDNFKGGSLESLRMGQLLDEFFEVMRKHQLRCPADIVYLIKSLTTIEGVAQELAPEFDLVGHVRPYVTKLVKQRFGFRALKRRVRNNAVAYADLLDHLPYRLDDLMRMVRQNRTTIRLEHQNLDKLTNEVERASKHIAWAVILGAVILGASILVLADQRGGRTYLSVVALVAFVGASSIGLFRLLRPRI; encoded by the coding sequence ATGTCGATCCCAAACCTTCCCGGCTCGGCCTCGATCCACGCCGCCAAACGCGGCGGTGAGCTCGCCGCCCAACTCTTCAAGTTCGGCTTCGGCGAAATCGTCTCGCAGACCGGGCTGGCCAAACTCCTCCCCGCCGGACTCTCCCCCGACCCGGCCCACCACAACCGCCCCGCCCCCGAGCGGTTGCGCCTCCTCATCGAGGAGCTCGGCCCCACGTTCATCAAGGCCGGCCAGGTCCTCTCCACCCGCCCCGACCTCATCCCCGCCGAGTTCGCCAACGAGTTCAAAAAACTCCAGGCCAACGTCCCCCCCGCCCCGTGGGAAGGCGACAACCCCGACAAACACGTCCACGCCGCGCTCCGCCAGGAGCTGGGCGACCGCTTCGACACCGCGTTTCAGAAGATCGACCCCGAGCCCCTCGCCGCCGCGTCGATGGCCCAGGTCCACCGCGCCACCCTGGCCGACGGGACCCACATCGTGCTCAAAGTCTTGCGGCCCGGCATCGACGAGGTGATCGCCGCCGACCTCCAGCTCATGGGCTGGCTCGCGGGGTTGGCCGACGGCTACCTGCAGAACCTGGGCTTCGATGCGCCCGATGTCGTCGAAGAGTTCACCAAGCAGCTCGAGCGCGAAACCGATCTCCGCATCGAAGCCGACTCGACCCAGCGCATGAGCGACGACTTCGCCGACGAGCCCGGCGTGAATTTCCCCAAGGTCTACCGCGAGGTCTCGACGCGCGGCGTGCTCGCACTCGAGCATGTCCAGGGCACACTCCTGAGCAGCCTCGACACCGAGTCGATCTCCAAAGAGCAACGGCTTGCTTTGGTCGGCCGCGCTGCGGACGCGGTGTTCCGCCAGTGTCTATCCGTTGGTTTTTTCCACGCGGACCCGCACCCGGGCAACATCTTTGTGGATGTCGACACCGCGTCGATCACGTTCATCGACTGCGGCATGGTCGGCAGCATCGACCCGCGCTCGGCCGAGCAGCTCGCGCAGATCACCCACGGCACGATCGAGGGCGAGCTCGACCGCGTGGTCCGCACCGCGATCCGAATCGCCGACGCCGACCCCACCGTTGCCGACGACCGTAGGTTCCGCGCCGACGTTTGGCGGTTCATCGACAACTTCAAGGGCGGCAGCCTCGAGTCCCTGCGCATGGGCCAGCTGCTCGACGAGTTCTTCGAGGTGATGCGCAAGCACCAGCTGCGCTGCCCCGCGGACATCGTGTACCTCATCAAATCCCTCACCACGATCGAGGGCGTCGCGCAGGAGCTCGCGCCCGAGTTTGATCTGGTTGGCCACGTCCGCCCGTACGTCACCAAGCTCGTGAAGCAGCGCTTCGGTTTCCGGGCCCTGAAGCGTCGGGTGCGCAACAACGCGGTCGCATACGCCGACCTGCTCGATCATCTACCCTACCGCCTCGACGACCTGATGCGGATGGTCCGGCAAAACCGCACGACGATCCGCCTCGAACACCAGAACCTCGACAAGCTCACCAACGAAGTCGAACGCGCCAGCAAACACATCGCCTGGGCGGTGATCCTGGGGGCGGTGATTCTGGGCGCATCGATCCTGGTGCTGGCCGACCAGCGCGGCGGACGAACTTACCTCAGTGTGGTCGCGCTGGTCGCGTTCGTGGGCGCCTCCAGCATCGGGCTGTTCCGGTTGTTACGCCCGCGGATTTAG
- a CDS encoding dockerin type I domain-containing protein translates to MKRCLRDVLRREGGWRGFVAPGVVALGLVTSASAQTPAPIEFGFLWHMHQPIYTPGSNILETDASGRFSFSVQDVHNQRTGPYTTWPRNAIQSGSGQPNLGAQVSFSGSLVENLNTLAANGNGNFQNWDGAYQQARGFNTAEGNARLDLVNFNYHHALSPLLDTRDLRMQIKLHKHMVDQQFGGPPEDQSRGYFPAETAFSARMIPALKAEGIEWTLFDSIHLERATQGYPHTNGSNLYAPNRADQINPALPDEQWVQLNNLWAPSRVAAPFAYRPHMAQYVDPNTGEIEKIVAVPAARYEGNEDGRGGFGALQYEQVFSQYRQLNTDPDHPMFVVLHHDGDNFGGGSEAYYHGNFNNMVNWVSNTPDYNATTVQDYLDRFPVDENDVVHIAPGSWAGADNGDPEFKKWLGDPDPNTGWSPDRNSWAVLTAAKNHVFTADDNVAVQDLQNIIDNTGNATERAWHYLLQAEASDHWYWDGTESWDSNVTLGSNLAVEQANQVLASLNDETTAPSVFLPQRESYNPGGFEWSDTPEPSDFEVWTFAYDVSGLDSVTLKYRLDNDGFNPLDSTDNETYAGGDEVGDWMSLSMSSSDIEPPDGILDPLVRAERFSAMITGYSEVLLDYYVEAVDNNGNIERSEIQSVYVGQSTIGGTGPDGPGFAMDGQLDSEAELAASHGGQNLYYAVEGDQLYLATEDGGEGADVFIFLADGPGELGPAQWAKSGQVAGWDAFLANENDNGWSGWFDTEGDQGESATGNGGGYLEGVLDLAAELGLDEIPEEIWVAVALFDTADGGELLADSLVSGPGNGDGNLDRIEYIRLSLLASVLGDYNGNGVVDAADYTVWADSFNSTTDLAADGNGDGVVNAADYTIWADNFGNTSALSSGAFPIPEPASLTMLLAAGGLLLGRRRD, encoded by the coding sequence TTGAAGAGGTGTCTCCGTGATGTGCTCCGCCGTGAGGGCGGTTGGCGAGGTTTCGTCGCCCCGGGTGTCGTCGCGCTTGGTTTGGTCACCTCGGCCTCGGCGCAGACGCCCGCCCCGATCGAGTTCGGCTTCCTCTGGCACATGCACCAGCCGATCTACACCCCCGGCAGCAACATCCTCGAGACCGACGCTTCGGGCCGCTTCTCGTTCAGCGTGCAGGACGTGCACAACCAGCGCACCGGGCCATACACCACTTGGCCCCGCAACGCGATCCAGTCCGGCTCGGGACAGCCCAACCTCGGCGCCCAGGTCTCGTTCTCCGGCTCACTGGTCGAGAACCTCAACACCCTCGCCGCCAACGGCAACGGCAACTTCCAGAACTGGGACGGCGCTTACCAGCAGGCCCGCGGCTTCAACACCGCCGAGGGCAACGCCCGCCTGGACCTGGTGAACTTCAACTACCACCACGCGCTCTCCCCGCTTCTGGACACGCGTGACCTCCGCATGCAGATCAAGCTGCACAAGCACATGGTCGACCAGCAGTTCGGCGGCCCACCTGAAGACCAGTCGCGCGGCTACTTCCCCGCCGAGACCGCGTTCTCGGCCCGCATGATCCCGGCGCTCAAGGCCGAGGGCATCGAGTGGACGCTCTTCGACAGCATCCACCTCGAACGCGCCACCCAGGGCTACCCGCACACCAACGGCAGCAACCTCTACGCCCCCAACCGGGCCGACCAGATCAACCCCGCGCTCCCCGACGAGCAGTGGGTGCAGCTCAACAACCTCTGGGCCCCGAGCCGTGTCGCGGCGCCGTTTGCGTATCGCCCGCACATGGCTCAGTACGTCGACCCCAATACCGGCGAGATCGAGAAGATCGTCGCCGTGCCCGCGGCGCGTTACGAGGGCAACGAAGATGGGCGCGGCGGTTTTGGCGCGCTGCAGTACGAACAGGTTTTCAGCCAGTACCGCCAGCTCAACACCGACCCGGACCACCCGATGTTTGTCGTCCTCCACCACGACGGCGACAACTTCGGCGGCGGCAGCGAGGCCTACTACCACGGCAACTTCAACAACATGGTCAACTGGGTCTCCAACACCCCCGACTACAACGCCACCACCGTGCAGGACTACCTGGACCGCTTCCCCGTCGACGAAAACGACGTGGTCCACATCGCACCGGGTTCCTGGGCCGGGGCCGACAACGGCGACCCCGAGTTCAAGAAATGGCTCGGCGACCCCGACCCCAACACCGGCTGGTCGCCCGACCGCAACTCCTGGGCGGTGCTCACGGCCGCGAAGAACCACGTCTTCACCGCCGACGACAACGTCGCGGTGCAGGACCTGCAGAACATCATCGACAACACCGGCAACGCGACCGAACGCGCTTGGCACTACCTGCTCCAGGCCGAGGCATCCGACCACTGGTACTGGGACGGCACCGAGAGCTGGGACAGCAACGTCACCCTCGGGAGCAACCTGGCGGTCGAACAAGCGAACCAGGTGCTCGCCTCGCTGAACGACGAAACCACCGCGCCGTCGGTCTTCCTGCCGCAACGCGAGTCGTACAACCCCGGCGGGTTTGAGTGGAGCGACACTCCCGAGCCCAGCGACTTCGAAGTCTGGACGTTTGCCTACGACGTGTCGGGTCTGGACAGCGTGACGCTGAAGTACCGCTTGGACAACGATGGGTTCAACCCGCTCGACTCGACGGACAACGAGACGTACGCCGGGGGCGACGAGGTGGGCGACTGGATGAGCCTGTCGATGTCGTCCAGCGACATCGAGCCGCCCGACGGCATCCTGGACCCACTCGTCCGGGCCGAGCGTTTCAGCGCGATGATCACCGGCTACTCGGAAGTCCTGCTGGACTACTACGTCGAAGCGGTGGACAACAACGGCAACATCGAACGCAGCGAGATCCAATCGGTCTACGTCGGTCAGTCCACCATCGGCGGCACCGGACCCGACGGGCCGGGCTTTGCGATGGACGGCCAGCTCGACAGCGAGGCCGAACTCGCCGCCAGCCACGGCGGCCAAAACCTCTACTACGCGGTCGAGGGCGACCAGCTCTATCTCGCCACCGAAGACGGGGGCGAAGGGGCGGATGTCTTTATCTTCCTCGCCGACGGGCCCGGCGAGCTCGGCCCGGCGCAGTGGGCCAAGTCCGGACAGGTCGCGGGCTGGGACGCCTTCCTGGCCAACGAAAACGACAACGGGTGGTCGGGATGGTTCGACACTGAAGGCGACCAGGGCGAATCGGCTACCGGCAACGGCGGCGGCTATCTCGAAGGCGTCCTCGACCTCGCCGCCGAGTTGGGCCTCGACGAGATCCCCGAAGAGATTTGGGTCGCCGTGGCGCTCTTCGATACGGCCGACGGCGGCGAACTCCTCGCCGACAGCCTCGTGTCGGGTCCGGGCAACGGCGACGGCAACCTGGACCGCATCGAATACATCCGCCTCAGCCTCTTGGCCAGCGTGCTGGGCGATTACAACGGCAACGGCGTCGTGGACGCGGCGGACTACACCGTCTGGGCCGACAGCTTCAACTCGACCACCGATCTCGCGGCCGATGGCAACGGCGACGGCGTGGTTAACGCGGCGGACTACACGATCTGGGCCGACAACTTCGGCAACACGTCGGCCCTGAGCTCGGGCGCGTTCCCGATCCCCGAGCCCGCGTCCCTGACGATGCTGCTCGCGGCGGGCGGTCTGTTGCTGGGGCGTCGACGGGATTGA